Proteins from one Oryza sativa Japonica Group chromosome 12, ASM3414082v1 genomic window:
- the LOC4352653 gene encoding zinc finger protein 1, with the protein MAVEAVLEASRSSSEEEAEVIVTHGGGGGGGGGGGQVEGWGKRKRSRRRRPQLPPSEEEYLALCLLMLARGRRDGDDVAASASAAAAAVEHRCSVCGKAFASYQALGGHKASHRKPPPPAMVDDDEVVVETKPAAIATPSSSASGVSGGGGGRAHECNVCGKAFPTGQALGGHKRCHYDGTIGSAAGAGASKPAAKTTVAVAASRGFDLNLPALPDVAAAADQRCAAEDDEVLSPLAFKKPRLMIPA; encoded by the coding sequence atggcggtggaggcggttCTTGAGGCGTCGAGAAGTAGTagtgaggaggaggcggaggtgatcgtcacgcacggcggcggcggcggcggcggaggaggaggaggacaggTGGAGGGGTGGGGGAAGCGGAagcggtcgcggcggcggcgaccgcagCTGCCGCCCTCCGAGGAGGAGTACCTCGCGCTCTGCCTCCTCATGCTGGCgcgcgggcgacgcgacggcgacgacgtggcggcgtcggcgtcggcggcggcggcggcggtggagcaccGGTGCTCCGTCTGCGGCAAGGCGTTCGCGTCCTACCAGGCTCTCGGCGGCCACAAGGCCAGCCaccggaagccgccgccgcccgccatggtcgacgacgacgaggtggtggtggagacgaAACCGGCGGCTATCgcgacgccgtcctcgtcggcgtcgggcgtctccggcggcggcggcgggagggcgcaCGAGTGCAACGTGTGCGGCAAGGCGTTCCCGACGGGGCAGGCGCTGGGCGGCCACAAGCGATGCCACTACGACGGCACGAtcggcagcgccgccggcgccggcgcgtccaagccggcggcgaagacgaccgtggcggtggcggcgagccgGGGCTTCGACCTCAACCTGCCGGCGCTGccggacgtcgccgccgccgccgaccagcggtgcgcggcggaggacgacgaggtGCTCAGCCCTCTCGCCTTCAAGAAGCCCAGGCTCATGATCCCGGCATAG
- the LOC4352654 gene encoding nucleobase-ascorbate transporter 3 isoform X1, translating to MGEMNQPPPPPVAVPPPMVMQPIMHPPVGTGAVFPPHEQFHHLAYCVHSNPSWVQVAALAFLHYLVMLGSTVMLASTIVPAMGGTPGDKARVIQSFLFMSGINTLLQTLVGTRLPTVMNASFAFVVPVLSIAKDFEQNNYASSHQRFTHTMRATQGALIVASILNMILGFSTIWGAFARKFSPVIMTPVVCVVGLGLFALGFPQVGKCVEIGLPMLILAVVVQQYVPYYFHHYHERITFLFERYSLLLCIGIVWAFAAILTAAGAYNHVSLKTQQHCRTDKSYLISSAPWIKIPYPFQWGTPIFTAGHSFGMMGAVLVSAFESTGAHFATARLAGATPPPASVLSRSVGLQGIGMFLEGIFGAPAGSSVSVENIGLLGLTKVGSRRVIQISTGFMIFFSIFGKFGAFFASIPLPIFAAIFCILFGIVAAVGVSYMQFVNKNSMRNIYIIGLSLFLGISVPQYFHEYTASASTGPARTNAGWFNDIINTVFASGPTVSLIVASILDNTLEFRGYENDRGLPWFMPFLHRRKGYSDPRNDEFYSFPIRVHDVIPSRFL from the exons ATGGGGGAGATgaaccagccgccgccgccgccggtggccgtgccgccgccgatggTGATGCAGCCAATCATGCATCCGCCCGTCGGCACCGGCGCCGTCTTCCCGCCGCACGAGCAGTTCCACCATCTCGCCTACTGCGTCCACTCCAACCCTTCCTGGG TTCAGGTGGCCGCACTTGCATTCCTCCACTATCTTGTGATGCTGGGTTCTACTGTCATGCTTGCATCAACTATTGTTCCTGCAATGGGTGGTACCCCA GGGGATAAGGCTCGTGTTATTCAATCCTTCCTATTTATGAGTGGCATCAATACTCTCCTCCAAACACTTGTTGGAACGCGGCTCCCTACAGTTATGAATGCTTCCTTTGCATTTGTCGTCCCAGTACTGTCAATAGCCAAAGACTTTGAACAAAATAACTATGCGAGCAGTCACCAG AGATTTACTCACACAATGAGAGCAACTCAAGGGGCTCTGATTGTTGCTTctatcctcaacatgattcTTGGGTTCAGCACAATTTGGGGGGCATTCGCCAG GAAATTTAGTCCTGTAATAATGACCCCTGTTGTTTGCGTTGTTGGTCTTGGGCTATTtgcacttggctttccccag GTTGGAAAGTGTGTGGAGATCGGGCTACCAATGCTAATCCTTGCAGTTGTTGTGCAACAG TATGTGCCATATTACTTCCATCATTACCATGAGCGAATCACCTTCTTGTTTGAGAGGTATTCGTTGCTTCTTTGTATTGGGATTGTGTGGGCCTTTGCAGCTATCCTTACTGCTGCTGGTGCATACAACCATGTTTCACTCAAGACCCAGCAGCACTGCCGCACTGACAAGTCCTATCTCATATCATCGGCACCATG GATCAAAATCCCATACCCCTTCCAATGGGGTACACCAATCTTCACTGCAGGTCATTCATTTGGAATGATGGGTGCTGTACTTGTTTCTGCTTTTGAG TCCACTGGTGCACACTTTGCAACTGCACGTCTAGCTGGTGCGACACCACCTCCAGCTAGTGTCCTTAGTAGGAGTGTTGGTTTGCAG GGCATTGGAATGTTCCTAGAAGGTATCTTTGGCGCTCCAGCTGGTTCATCTGTATCAGT TGAAAACATTGGGCTTCTTGGACTAACAAAAGTTGGAAGCAGGAGAGTGATCCAGATATCAACTGGATTTATGATTTTCTTCTCCATATTTG GGAAGTTTGGTGCTTTCTTTGCATCTATTCCATTGCCAATCTTCGCAGCAATTTTCTGTATCTTATTTGGTATTGTTG CTGCGGTGGGAGTCTCGTACATGcaatttgtaaacaaaaattcGATGAGGAACATATACATCATTGGACTTTCGCTGTTCCTAGGCATCTCGGTTCCTCAATACTTCCATGAGTATACTGCTTCTGCTAGCACTGGACCTGCCCGAACAAATGCTGGATGG TTCAATGACATCATAAACACAGTCTTCGCCTCTGGCCCGACAGTGTCACTGATTGTCGCATCGATCCTGGACAACACACTGGAGTTTAGAGGCTACGAAAACGACCGGGGGCTTCCATGGTTCATGCCGTTCCTGCACCGTCGGAAAGGTTACTCAGATCCTAGAAACGACGAGTTCTACAGCTTCCCGATCAGGGTGCATGACGTCATCCCAAGCCGATTCCTCTGA
- the LOC4352654 gene encoding nucleobase-ascorbate transporter 3 isoform X2, which translates to MLGSTVMLASTIVPAMGGTPGDKARVIQSFLFMSGINTLLQTLVGTRLPTVMNASFAFVVPVLSIAKDFEQNNYASSHQRFTHTMRATQGALIVASILNMILGFSTIWGAFARKFSPVIMTPVVCVVGLGLFALGFPQVGKCVEIGLPMLILAVVVQQYVPYYFHHYHERITFLFERYSLLLCIGIVWAFAAILTAAGAYNHVSLKTQQHCRTDKSYLISSAPWIKIPYPFQWGTPIFTAGHSFGMMGAVLVSAFESTGAHFATARLAGATPPPASVLSRSVGLQGIGMFLEGIFGAPAGSSVSVENIGLLGLTKVGSRRVIQISTGFMIFFSIFGKFGAFFASIPLPIFAAIFCILFGIVAAVGVSYMQFVNKNSMRNIYIIGLSLFLGISVPQYFHEYTASASTGPARTNAGWFNDIINTVFASGPTVSLIVASILDNTLEFRGYENDRGLPWFMPFLHRRKGYSDPRNDEFYSFPIRVHDVIPSRFL; encoded by the exons ATGCTGGGTTCTACTGTCATGCTTGCATCAACTATTGTTCCTGCAATGGGTGGTACCCCA GGGGATAAGGCTCGTGTTATTCAATCCTTCCTATTTATGAGTGGCATCAATACTCTCCTCCAAACACTTGTTGGAACGCGGCTCCCTACAGTTATGAATGCTTCCTTTGCATTTGTCGTCCCAGTACTGTCAATAGCCAAAGACTTTGAACAAAATAACTATGCGAGCAGTCACCAG AGATTTACTCACACAATGAGAGCAACTCAAGGGGCTCTGATTGTTGCTTctatcctcaacatgattcTTGGGTTCAGCACAATTTGGGGGGCATTCGCCAG GAAATTTAGTCCTGTAATAATGACCCCTGTTGTTTGCGTTGTTGGTCTTGGGCTATTtgcacttggctttccccag GTTGGAAAGTGTGTGGAGATCGGGCTACCAATGCTAATCCTTGCAGTTGTTGTGCAACAG TATGTGCCATATTACTTCCATCATTACCATGAGCGAATCACCTTCTTGTTTGAGAGGTATTCGTTGCTTCTTTGTATTGGGATTGTGTGGGCCTTTGCAGCTATCCTTACTGCTGCTGGTGCATACAACCATGTTTCACTCAAGACCCAGCAGCACTGCCGCACTGACAAGTCCTATCTCATATCATCGGCACCATG GATCAAAATCCCATACCCCTTCCAATGGGGTACACCAATCTTCACTGCAGGTCATTCATTTGGAATGATGGGTGCTGTACTTGTTTCTGCTTTTGAG TCCACTGGTGCACACTTTGCAACTGCACGTCTAGCTGGTGCGACACCACCTCCAGCTAGTGTCCTTAGTAGGAGTGTTGGTTTGCAG GGCATTGGAATGTTCCTAGAAGGTATCTTTGGCGCTCCAGCTGGTTCATCTGTATCAGT TGAAAACATTGGGCTTCTTGGACTAACAAAAGTTGGAAGCAGGAGAGTGATCCAGATATCAACTGGATTTATGATTTTCTTCTCCATATTTG GGAAGTTTGGTGCTTTCTTTGCATCTATTCCATTGCCAATCTTCGCAGCAATTTTCTGTATCTTATTTGGTATTGTTG CTGCGGTGGGAGTCTCGTACATGcaatttgtaaacaaaaattcGATGAGGAACATATACATCATTGGACTTTCGCTGTTCCTAGGCATCTCGGTTCCTCAATACTTCCATGAGTATACTGCTTCTGCTAGCACTGGACCTGCCCGAACAAATGCTGGATGG TTCAATGACATCATAAACACAGTCTTCGCCTCTGGCCCGACAGTGTCACTGATTGTCGCATCGATCCTGGACAACACACTGGAGTTTAGAGGCTACGAAAACGACCGGGGGCTTCCATGGTTCATGCCGTTCCTGCACCGTCGGAAAGGTTACTCAGATCCTAGAAACGACGAGTTCTACAGCTTCCCGATCAGGGTGCATGACGTCATCCCAAGCCGATTCCTCTGA